The Alistipes megaguti sequence CGGAAAATCCCGGTCGGAATCACTCCGACCGGGATTTTTTTGTGATTTTCGTGCCTGACGGCATCCGGCGAACCCGTTTCCTTCCGGCAGAACCCGTTTCCTTCCGGCAGAACTCGTTTCCCTCCTCCATCCGGCCGGTCTGTTTCCGCCCGGCGTTACCTGTTTCCCTACTGATGCCGGACGCACCTTCTACCTCCTCATCCCGGGCTTCACCGGTTGGCCTCGGGGGCGGCATTGTGGGGCCGGTTTAGAGGCTGGGCGCTGCTTCCCGGGCATGAGAAAAGCCCCGACGTCGGACGGTCGGGGCTTGAGGAGTGCAGGTCGCGGGAGGCGGGATCAGTCGAGCGACTGCTGGGTGAATCCGGCGAGGTTGTAGCTCACGGGAACCGTGCTGCCCGCCACGCGGTAGATGCCGTACTTGAAGTAGTAGCCGGCCTCGTCGTTGCGGCCGATGAGGATCTCGCGGTTGTCGACCAGTTTGCGCGTGCGGCCGTCGCAGCGCATCTCGATGTCGAGCCGGCCCGGGGAGACGATCGTCTCCGCCTCACCGCCGTAGCGCGTCCAGTCGATCTCGACGGTGAACTCCACCCAGCAATCCTTCGGAAACTCCGCGAAGGGCATCTTGCAGGCGATCGTCGAGCACTTGTACTCCGAGCAGACGGGCTGCATGACCTCGGCTTTGGCGGGGTTGGCGTTGCAGCGGTCGTCCTTGTCCGAGAACCAGCGGCGGTCGGAGTTGGCCTTGACGTAGAACCACCCGCCGGAGAATCCGAAGGCCAGCGGGGGATAGCCTCCCTGTTCGACCTTCCAGCCCGTGGGCTCGCCGGCACGCATGACGGGGCGTCCCCGGCGGTCGGTCGAGGCGACGGCGCGATAGACCTTCTCCTTCCTGATGACCGTCGTGTCGCTCATGGCGACGAACTCCCGCACGGGGAGCTTCATGACGCGGCCGTCGGGTGCCGTGACGAGCGTACGGTCGGGCATCCCGTGCCATTGGGCGAAGATCGTCGAGACCTGGCTGTCGAGTTCCGAAGGGATGTAGACGGCGAAGGTGTAGCGCCACGAGGAGCCCTGCGGACAGATTCCCTTGCCGTGGTGGTAGACGGTCTTCATCTTCTGGGCATCGACGTACTCCTCGGGGGGCAGGGCGGCAAAATCGGCCGCCGTAGCGTAGCAGTAGGAGAGTTCCGAGCGCCCCTTCGTCTCGCCCGGGGCATACCCCTTGAGGGTGTTGTCTTCCACGCCGAGCGTGAAACGGAACGAGGGCTTCCCGGCGTAGGGGCGCGAGAAGTCGCGGCACAGCGTCCCCTCCTTGCGGATCCCGACGGCGACCCACTGGCCGTCGATCACCTGCTCCATGCGGGCCGAATCGGCCTGAACGTTGACCCGTTCGGGGATGGACTCCAACTCCGGGGTTTGGGCTGCCGCCGGTGAAGCGGCCAGCAGCAGCCCTGCAATCCAGTGTGTCTTCATGGTCTGATGGTCAGAGTTCGTATCGGAAATCGTAGGTGCGGGCTCCGACGCGCACGGCCACCTGGAAGCGGTCGGCCGTCGAGCTGCGGTCGGGGACGATGGCGATCGACCCGCTCCGCTCCGGGTCTTCGGGCGTGATGACGGTGACCACCCAGAGCTCTTCGCCGGCCGCCTTCTCCATCTCGACGGCATAGGCCGGGCGCTGCTCCTTCTTGCGGTAGGCCGACGATACCCAACCCTCCTCCTGCTGGATGCGGAGGGGTTTGCAGCCCGTGCTCTTGATGCGGATGTTGTTCGCGTCGTCGAACAGCGTGCGGAGCGTTCCGTCCTTGGCGAAGGTGATCTCGCCGGGGCAGAGGTTGAAGTGCACGCCGACGGTCCCGGCCGCCTCGCCGCGGGCCACGTCGACGATCACCAGCAGGCCGTCCTGTGTGGCGAAGAAGGCCCGGCGGTGGGTGAGCCCCTCGTAGGAGGGGTTCTCGGTCACCAGCACGGTCTGCTCGGGCGACGTCTTCCACAGAAGCCGCTTCGAATCGGTGACCTCGAGGTTGCGGTTGTCGAGCGTCAGGGTGTTGTGCACGCGGGTCTGGCGGAACCAGTTGCGCTGGGCCAGCACGGCGCTGTCGCCGCCGTAGACGTAGCTGCCCGAATCGGGGAAGAAGTTGCGTCCGCGGTGCCAGTAGTCGAAGGTGCCGTTGTCGGGTTGGTTGTGCCAGAAGGCCGGGGGGCCGGCCTTGACGACGGTGACGGTGGCCTGCGGATCCCAGCCGGTGCGCAGGACGTAGAATCCCGACTGCGGGAACTCCTGCGAGGTGTAGTCGGGACACGACCCGCGGTTGCCCTCCCAGGCGAACCACTCGAGCTGGCGGTCGTCG is a genomic window containing:
- a CDS encoding heparin lyase I family protein; the encoded protein is MKTHWIAGLLLAASPAAAQTPELESIPERVNVQADSARMEQVIDGQWVAVGIRKEGTLCRDFSRPYAGKPSFRFTLGVEDNTLKGYAPGETKGRSELSYCYATAADFAALPPEEYVDAQKMKTVYHHGKGICPQGSSWRYTFAVYIPSELDSQVSTIFAQWHGMPDRTLVTAPDGRVMKLPVREFVAMSDTTVIRKEKVYRAVASTDRRGRPVMRAGEPTGWKVEQGGYPPLAFGFSGGWFYVKANSDRRWFSDKDDRCNANPAKAEVMQPVCSEYKCSTIACKMPFAEFPKDCWVEFTVEIDWTRYGGEAETIVSPGRLDIEMRCDGRTRKLVDNREILIGRNDEAGYYFKYGIYRVAGSTVPVSYNLAGFTQQSLD